Proteins encoded within one genomic window of Psilocybe cubensis strain MGC-MH-2018 chromosome 2, whole genome shotgun sequence:
- a CDS encoding Protein transport protein bos1, producing the protein MNSLYTSGVRQTNSLQADMERLRNGDTSSALIGQISASLSAMQRTIDDYDSMTKREIIKAKQEKAQMRVQKFRADYADLRSQFERLRGEAAAAQQEANRAELISASSASASLSSASDSRRRFQNTVPTNSTLHPGLRPQHEIVSESPFRGSTPQPGMGGREFRALDEHSFIQSTDTKLDEFLAQGREVLDNLRDQRNILKGTQRRLLDTANTLGLSRDVIGWIEKRSTQDTYIFLGGAVFTFFCFYLIWRYLG; encoded by the exons ATGAACTCACTGTATACTTCCGGTGTACGCCAAACGAACTCTTTACAGGCAGACATGGAAAGGCTGCGCAATGGCGACACTTCATCTGCCCTCATTG GCCAAATATCCGCTTCATTGTCTGCTATGCAGCGGACAATAGACGATTATGATTCTATGACCAAACGTGAAATCATTAAAGCAAAGCAAGAGAAAGCACAGAT GCGGGTACAGAAGTTTCGCGCAGACTATGCAGACCTGAGAAGTCAATTCGAACGCCTACGAGGagaagctgctgctgcg CAACAAGAAGCCAACCGCGCAGAACTGATTtccgcctcctccgcctccgcctctcTCTCATCTGCCTCAGATTCACGGCGGCGGTTCCAAAATACTGTGCCCACGAACTCTACTCTGCACCCCGGCTTGCGACCTCAACATGAAATCGTTTCTGAATCCCCTTTCCGCGGCTCAACCCCCCAGCCAGGCATGGGTGGTCGCGAATTCCGAGCTCTGGACGAACATAGTTTCATTCAAAGCACCGATACCAAGTTGGACGAATTTTTAGCTCAGGGGCGGGAGGTCTTGGACAACCTGCGCGACCAGCGGAATATTCTTAAGGGCACGCAGCGCCGCCTCTTAGATACCGCAAACACACTCGGCCTCAGCAGGGATGTGATTGGCTGGATTGAGAAACGAAG CACACAAGACACGTACATTTTCTTGGGTGGTGccgttttcactttcttcTGTTTTTATTTGATATGGCGATACTTGGGATAG